The Bdellovibrio bacteriovorus W nucleotide sequence AATGTCAGCCTTTACTGGTGAGCATAATATGCAAACAGCCCAAGAAATGGGAGCAAGCTTATTTGTATCTAAACCCTTTGAGGACATTTTCAGTGTGGTGGGCTTAGTTGAGGAACTTTTTGTATGAGAATTATCGCTGGCAAATATCGTGGCCATAATCTTGTTTCATTTAAGGCAGATCATATTCGTCCAACAACGGATCGAGTGAAAGAGACTCTTTTTAATAAAATTCAATTCGATATTCCTGGCGCAAGAGTCGTCGACCTTTTCTGTGGAACTGGGAATTTGGGCATTGAATCTCTTTCGCGCGATGCTGCGTTTTGTACCTTTGTAGAAAAAAATCCCAAGTCCTTAACTATCACTCGTCAAAACCTTGAGAAGCTCAAAGTACCCACAGATCAATATAAGATTATTGCTATGGATGTTATTGGCTTTTTAAAAACTTACGAAGGTGAGCCCTTTGATATTGTGATTGCTGACCCCCCGTTTACTGAAAAAATGGCCCACGCAGTTGTTGAGGCGGCCAGCGAGAGTGCATGTTTCGGAAAACACACCTTGATGGCAATCGAATCCGAAAAAAAAGAGCGTATGGACGAGCGCTATGGAGTACTCGTCCGCTTTGATCAAAAACACTACGGTGATAAGTACTTAAATTTTTTCTGCCACGAGGCAGCTTTAGCAGGAGATGCTGATGAGTAAAGTCGCTGTTTATCCTGGAAGTTTTGACCCGATCACATCGGGGCATATAGATATCATCAAAAGAATTTCGGGACTCTATGACAAGGTGATCGTTTTGGTTGCGCAAAGCTCCCAAAAGCAATCCATGTTCACAGCACAGGAACGTAAAGTTTTGATTGAGAATGCTCTTTCGTTTTTGCCAAACATCGAAGTGGATATCTTTGAGGGATTAACGGTTGAGTATATGAAGAGCCGCAAGGCCCAGGTCATTATTCGTGGCTTAAGAGCAGTGGTCGACTTTGAGTATGAAATGACGATGGCAAATATGAACCGAAAGATTGCCCCTGAGATTGAAACGCTTCTCGTCTTTGCGAGCCCTGAGTTTTACTATGTCTCTTCGCGAGGTGTGAAGGAGCTTGCAATCAATGGAGCTTCATTGCAGGATCTTGTGCCAGACTGTGTAGAGAAAGCTCTACAAGATAAGTTAAAAAGGGGCTGACGTGGTTAAGCTTTCTAAACGTGCTCAAAATTTGAAAACATCTCCGACGCTTTTCTTGGTAGCTAAGGCGAAAGAATTAGCGGCTCAAGGGCACGATGTTATTTCTCTAACAGTTGGTGAGCCTGATTGGCCGACATTTACTTCCGCATCTCAAGCTGGCATCGAGGCTATTGAGAAGGGTATGACCAAATACTCTCCAGCCTCTGGAACCGTTGAGCTAAGAAAGACCATTGCTAAAAAGCTTTCGAGAGAAATAGGCATTGAATACTCTGAAAAAGAAATCACGGTCGCGTCAGGCGCGAAGTTTGTCTTGTTTGCAGCCTTGCAAGTATTGATGAACGAAGGTGATGAGATTATTATTCCCGCACCTTATTGGGTGAGCTATCCGACGATGGCAGAGTTGGCAGGAGCCAAACCTGTATTGGTGGAATGCGGTGAAGAAGTTAACTTTAAAATCACAGCTTCAATGTTAGAAAAGGCCATCAATGAAAAGACGAAGGCCTTCCTTATCTGTTCTCCGAGTAATCCTACGGGGATTCAGTACTCTGAGCAGGAGTTGCAAGAGCTTGCTGAAGTTCTAAAGAAGCATCCAGACATCGTGATCATTTCTGATGATATCTACAACCGCCTTACTTTCA carries:
- a CDS encoding hypothetical protein (COG0669 Phosphopantetheine adenylyltransferase): MSKVAVYPGSFDPITSGHIDIIKRISGLYDKVIVLVAQSSQKQSMFTAQERKVLIENALSFLPNIEVDIFEGLTVEYMKSRKAQVIIRGLRAVVDFEYEMTMANMNRKIAPEIETLLVFASPEFYYVSSRGVKELAINGASLQDLVPDCVEKALQDKLKRG
- a CDS encoding aspartate aminotransferase (COG0436 Aspartate/tyrosine/aromatic aminotransferase), giving the protein MVKLSKRAQNLKTSPTLFLVAKAKELAAQGHDVISLTVGEPDWPTFTSASQAGIEAIEKGMTKYSPASGTVELRKTIAKKLSREIGIEYSEKEITVASGAKFVLFAALQVLMNEGDEIIIPAPYWVSYPTMAELAGAKPVLVECGEEVNFKITASMLEKAINEKTKAFLICSPSNPTGIQYSEQELQELAEVLKKHPDIVIISDDIYNRLTFSGDKVAPHILKVAPELRDRAVLINGGSKTYSMTGWRIGWGSGPQNLITAMADYQSQSTGSPSTIAQYALQKSIEQSETDIEEVVKKLIRRKDLAVQGLQEISSFRVIEPDGAFYLWVDIKSCLGKTLNGRKLESSRDFCDVLLNTYFVSTVPGIESGVEGFMRLSFAVSEEDMQRAIGRMKEMVSVLK
- a CDS encoding hypothetical protein (COG0742 N6-adenine-specific methylase), coding for MRIIAGKYRGHNLVSFKADHIRPTTDRVKETLFNKIQFDIPGARVVDLFCGTGNLGIESLSRDAAFCTFVEKNPKSLTITRQNLEKLKVPTDQYKIIAMDVIGFLKTYEGEPFDIVIADPPFTEKMAHAVVEAASESACFGKHTLMAIESEKKERMDERYGVLVRFDQKHYGDKYLNFFCHEAALAGDADE